In Streptantibioticus cattleyicolor NRRL 8057 = DSM 46488, a genomic segment contains:
- a CDS encoding pyridoxamine 5'-phosphate oxidase family protein yields MTAEVLKNAENPKGTSAFIFSQTAPGPTQPWGWAENLLKSASTYWLVTTSPDGRPHSRPLWGIWQRNTFWFSSQNRCGEFLKVNPRASVNLQVGEDVVMVEGSCSRVIGDDINVLAEGVGVKYDWELSVSEDRVHTRFGQSAPVFRLNPERIYGWAGIAGWESATRWDFPQS; encoded by the coding sequence ATGACTGCCGAGGTGTTGAAGAACGCGGAGAACCCGAAGGGGACGTCGGCATTCATCTTCAGCCAGACCGCGCCGGGGCCGACACAACCGTGGGGCTGGGCGGAGAACTTGCTCAAGTCCGCGTCCACGTACTGGCTGGTCACCACCAGCCCGGACGGACGCCCACACAGCAGGCCCTTGTGGGGTATCTGGCAGCGGAACACCTTCTGGTTCTCGAGCCAGAACCGCTGCGGTGAATTCTTGAAGGTCAACCCGCGGGCCTCCGTGAACTTGCAGGTCGGCGAGGACGTGGTGATGGTCGAGGGCAGTTGCTCCCGAGTGATCGGGGACGACATCAACGTGCTCGCCGAAGGCGTCGGGGTGAAGTACGACTGGGAACTCTCGGTGAGCGAGGATCGTGTCCACACGCGTTTCGGCCAGAGTGCGCCGGTGTTCCGGCTGAACCCCGAGCGGATCTACGGGTGGGCGGGAATCGCCGGATGGGAGTCCGCGACCAGGTGGGACTTTCCGCAGTCTTGA